In Nematostella vectensis chromosome 2, jaNemVect1.1, whole genome shotgun sequence, one genomic interval encodes:
- the LOC5508498 gene encoding phosphatidylserine decarboxylase proenzyme, mitochondrial isoform X2, whose protein sequence is MPGLNCDVRFNAQAVVLILFTLILFASCSMPYSWSKMFGLPDYGSTGSWRFSHGLRRYLATLRWFSIPASVGFAYICYQQYSHIKKREQRKILSSAPGDLIADQWLVSLYRKLPFRAVSRAWGRVNDIELPVWLRTPVIGLYAWKFACNLEEAVVEDIKSYPNLGSFFCRELKPGSRPIDTSAVLTCPTDGCLLHCGEVHGDVVEQVKGVTYSLEAFLGPGFPRYKDNKPDNGKKFFHCVIYLAPGDYHAFHSPADWNVRQRRHFPGELLSVHPGVQRIISGLFNHNERVVINGTWDHGYFAFAAVGATNVGSIYVNFDEGLRTNQAVPFIPGSYSEIMFDGNGEKQGRSLAKGDQIGGFKLGSTIVLVFEAPENFRFCVEPGQKIKYGQRLGELTLDSEM, encoded by the exons ATGCCTGGTTTGAACTGCGATGTCCGGTTCAATGCCCAGGCAGTGGTGTTGATTCTTTTTACGCTGATTCTGTTCGCTAGCTGCAGTATGCCTTACTCCTGGTCAAAGATGTTTGGTCTACCAGATTATGGTTCAACAG GTTCCTGGCGATTTAGTCATGGATTAAGAAGATACTTGGCAACCTTACGGTGGTTCAGCATACCTGCAAGTGTAGGGTTTGCATACATCTGCTATCAGCAGTATTCACATATCAAGAAGAGAGAACAACGAAAGATTCTCTCCAGTGCACCAGGAGATCTCATCGCTGACCAATGGCTT GTTTCACTATATAGGAAGTTACCATTCCGTGCCGTGTCTCGTGCTTGGGGAAGAGTAAATGACATAGAACTGCCAGTCTGGCTGAGAACACCTGTTATTGGGTTGTACGCTTGGAAGTTTGCTTGTAATCTTGAAGAAGCTGTTGTAGAGGACATTAAAAGCTATCCAAATCTAGGATCATTTTTTTGTAGAGAGTTGAAACCTGGCTCCAGGCCAATTGATACATCTGCAGTGCTG ACTTGCCCAACAGACGGTTGCTTGTTGCATTGTGGAGAGGTCCATGGTGACGTTGTGGAACAAGTGAAGGGTGTAACTTATTCATTAGAAGCATTTCTAGGGCCTGGATTCCCTAGATACAAAGACAATAAGCCAGATAATGGCAAGAAGTTTTTCCATTGCGTGATTTACCTTGCGCCTGGAGATTACCATGCATTTCACTCTCCAGCAGACTGGAATGTCAGGCAACGGAGGCACTTTCCGG GTGAGCTACTATCTGTCCATCCAGGAGTACAAAGAATCATCAGCGGACTATTCAACCATAATGAGCGTGTGGTGATCAATGGCACATGGGATCATGGCTACTTTGCCTTTGCTGCTGTGGGAGCTACAAATGTTGGCTCAATTTATGTCAATTTTGATGAG GGACTCAGAACAAACCAAGCTGTGCCATTTATACCAGGGTCATACTCGGAGATCATGTTTGATGGAAATGGGGAGAAACAAGGGCGCTCACTTGCGAAAGGAGACCAGATTGGGGGATTCAAGCTTGGCTCCACTATTGTGCTGGTCTTTGAAGCTCCAGAGAATTTTAGGTTTTGTGTTGAACCAGGCCAAAAAATCAAATATGGACAGCGTCTAGGTGAACTCACATTAGATTCAGAAATGTAA
- the LOC5508498 gene encoding phosphatidylserine decarboxylase proenzyme, mitochondrial isoform X1, which produces MSRIVTYYRYTPWPTLYFGPLVLPARLAGKRNSSNLLKLGGLGSRFASSSASSFEQGTRGSWRFSHGLRRYLATLRWFSIPASVGFAYICYQQYSHIKKREQRKILSSAPGDLIADQWLVSLYRKLPFRAVSRAWGRVNDIELPVWLRTPVIGLYAWKFACNLEEAVVEDIKSYPNLGSFFCRELKPGSRPIDTSAVLTCPTDGCLLHCGEVHGDVVEQVKGVTYSLEAFLGPGFPRYKDNKPDNGKKFFHCVIYLAPGDYHAFHSPADWNVRQRRHFPGELLSVHPGVQRIISGLFNHNERVVINGTWDHGYFAFAAVGATNVGSIYVNFDEGLRTNQAVPFIPGSYSEIMFDGNGEKQGRSLAKGDQIGGFKLGSTIVLVFEAPENFRFCVEPGQKIKYGQRLGELTLDSEM; this is translated from the exons ATGTCCCGAATAGTGACATATTATCGATATACTCCATGGCCAACATTATATTTTGGACCACTAGTATTACCTGCGAGACTTGCAGGGAAAAGAAACAGCTCTAATCTACTTAAACTCGGCGGTTTAGGTTCACGCTTCGCTAGTTCGTCTGCCTCATCGTTCGAGCAAGGAACACGAG GTTCCTGGCGATTTAGTCATGGATTAAGAAGATACTTGGCAACCTTACGGTGGTTCAGCATACCTGCAAGTGTAGGGTTTGCATACATCTGCTATCAGCAGTATTCACATATCAAGAAGAGAGAACAACGAAAGATTCTCTCCAGTGCACCAGGAGATCTCATCGCTGACCAATGGCTT GTTTCACTATATAGGAAGTTACCATTCCGTGCCGTGTCTCGTGCTTGGGGAAGAGTAAATGACATAGAACTGCCAGTCTGGCTGAGAACACCTGTTATTGGGTTGTACGCTTGGAAGTTTGCTTGTAATCTTGAAGAAGCTGTTGTAGAGGACATTAAAAGCTATCCAAATCTAGGATCATTTTTTTGTAGAGAGTTGAAACCTGGCTCCAGGCCAATTGATACATCTGCAGTGCTG ACTTGCCCAACAGACGGTTGCTTGTTGCATTGTGGAGAGGTCCATGGTGACGTTGTGGAACAAGTGAAGGGTGTAACTTATTCATTAGAAGCATTTCTAGGGCCTGGATTCCCTAGATACAAAGACAATAAGCCAGATAATGGCAAGAAGTTTTTCCATTGCGTGATTTACCTTGCGCCTGGAGATTACCATGCATTTCACTCTCCAGCAGACTGGAATGTCAGGCAACGGAGGCACTTTCCGG GTGAGCTACTATCTGTCCATCCAGGAGTACAAAGAATCATCAGCGGACTATTCAACCATAATGAGCGTGTGGTGATCAATGGCACATGGGATCATGGCTACTTTGCCTTTGCTGCTGTGGGAGCTACAAATGTTGGCTCAATTTATGTCAATTTTGATGAG GGACTCAGAACAAACCAAGCTGTGCCATTTATACCAGGGTCATACTCGGAGATCATGTTTGATGGAAATGGGGAGAAACAAGGGCGCTCACTTGCGAAAGGAGACCAGATTGGGGGATTCAAGCTTGGCTCCACTATTGTGCTGGTCTTTGAAGCTCCAGAGAATTTTAGGTTTTGTGTTGAACCAGGCCAAAAAATCAAATATGGACAGCGTCTAGGTGAACTCACATTAGATTCAGAAATGTAA
- the LOC5508480 gene encoding N-glycosylase/DNA lyase: protein MSSVAWRRIPCKASQVRLDVVLSAGQSFRWHETSEREWRSVLRGKVWTLKQDAEFLYYTLHDPVPAVTSSIKPCSSEQSSLQGERTSSDDNQNWNDYEAILTDYFQLNIDLQDLYEKWSAADINFSKVAKSFTGIRTLRQEPVENLFSFICSSNNNISRITSMIKKMCSKYGEKVASVDGIDYFSFPTVSSLADPKVEQDLRSMGFGYRAKFINKSAQLITEYGGQDWLLSLRKQSYQDAHSALCKLPGIGSKVADCVCLMSLDKHSAIPVDTHVWQITAKCYMPNLLKNKTLTDKLYLQIGDHYRCLFGEYAGWAHSVLFCADLKKFQALHSAAPQSKTLPTKPNKREAPGKGQTKKPTKRTKK, encoded by the exons ATGTCTTCTGTTGCATGGCGCCGTATCCCCTGTAAAGCATCCCAGGTTCGTTTGGATGTCGTTCTATCAGCCGGGCAGTCTTTTCGTTGGCACGAGACGAGTGAGAGAGAATGGCGAAGCGTGTTACGGGGCAAAGTATGGACACTCAAGCAAGATGCTGAATTTCTTTACTACACTTTACACGATCCTGTACCAGCAGTTACATCATCAATAAAGCCGTGTTCCTCAGAACAGTCTTCTTTACAGGGCGAAAGAACTAGCTCTGATGACAATCAAAATTGGAATGATTATGAGGCGATACTTACAGATTACTTCCAGCTAAATATCGATTTGCAAGACTTGTATGAAAAGTGGAGCGCTGCGGACATCAATTTCTCCAAAGTTGCAAAATCTTTTACAGGAATACGCACTTTAAGACAAGAGCCGGTAGAGaatctttttagttttatttgttCCTCCAATAACAATATATCGCGCATAACAAGCATGATCAAAAAAATGTGCTCGAAATATGGCGAAAAAGTGGCAAGTGTTGATGGTATTGATTACTTTAGCTTTCCAACTGTTTCTTCACTTGCTGACCCTAAGGTAGAGCAAGACTTGCGCTCCATGGGCTTTGGGTATCGAGCAAAGTTCATAAATAAGAGCGCACAACTAATAACAGAATATGGCGGCCAGGATTGGCTGTTATCTTTGCGGAAACAGAGCTATCAGGATGCCCATTCAG CACTGTGTAAACTGCCAGGCATTGGATCCAAGGTTGCTGACTGTGTGTGCCTAATGTCCCTGGACAAGCATTCTGCAATCCCAGTAGACACACATGTTTGGCAGATAACAGCTAAGTGTTACATGCCAAACTTATTAAAAAACAAGACTCTTACAGACAAGCTCTATCTACAGATAG GGGACCATTACAGATGTTTGTTTGGAGAGTATGCAGGCTGGGCACACTCT GTGCTGTTTTGTGCAGATTTGAAGAAATTTCAAGCTTTGCATTCAGCAGCTCCTCAATCAAAAACGCTTCCAACAAAACCAAACAag AGAGAAGCTCCGGGGAAAGGTCAGACAAAGAAACCtacaaagagaacaaagaaatAG